The segment GCGGAACTCCTCGACCTGCTCCCGGTGGCTGACGGCGTTGTCCACGGCGACGACGCCCCCGGGTACGAGCACCCGCACCAGCTGGGGCCAGTAGTCCACGTACGCGGGCCGCTCGGCGTCGAGCACCACCAGGTCGACCGACGCCTCCGCGGTGGCCGCCAGCACCTCGCCCCCGTCGCCGTGCACCATGCTCACGTGCTCGGACACCCCGGCCGCGGCGATGTTGGCGCGGGCCTGCTCGACCCGCTCGCCGTCGAGCTCCACCGTGACCAGGCGCCCTCCGGTGTCCCGCACGGCGTCGGCGAACCAGATCGCCGAGTAGCCGTTGGACGTGCCGATCTCCAGCACGTTCCGGCTGCCCTGCACCCGGATGAGCAGCGCGATCAGGCCCGCTGCGTCGGGTGTCATGTTGCGCAGCCTGAGGAGCCGGTCGGCCAGTGGGGCGTCGTGCTCGCGGCCGCGCTGGTAGAGGTTCCGAAGATAGGTCTCCAGGGACGTGTCCACGGCGATCCCTCCTTGAGTCTGTCGATCACTGGAGGCCGAGCATGAACCACTCCTGGACGGCGCCGCAACCGTCATGAGCGCGCCGGGGAGAGCAGGCCGCCCCGCAGCGCCTCGGCGTTGGCGGCCAGGAACTGCGCGAACGTGCGGGGCGCGCGGCCGGTGAGGTCCCGCACCGCCGTCGTGGTGGCCGCCAGCGAGCCGGCCGCGACGTTCCTGGACAGCTCGGCGACGTCGTCGGCGAACCGCGCGGGCAGCCCCTGCGAGCGCAGCGCGGCGGCCAGGTCGTCCGGAGACACCTCCACGTGCCCGACCGCCCGGCCCAGGGCCGCCGAGAGCTCCCGCGTGATCTCGGCGGCGGTGAGCGCCTGCGGGCCCGTCAGGACGTACGCCTCCCCGAGGCCGCGCGATCCCGTCAGCAGGGCGGCGGCGCAGGCGGCGATGTCATGGCAGTCGATGTACGACACGCCGGCGCCTCCGTACGCGTCCATGAGCCTGCCGTCGGCGGTGAAGGCGGCGGCCCCGGTGATGAAGTTCTGCATGAAACCGCTCGGCCGCAGCATCGACCAGCCGAGCCCGGACGCCTTCAGGTGCTCCTCGATCTCCCAGTGCGCGCCCTCGGCCAGCCGCCCGCCCCGTCGGGCGCCCCAGACCGACACCTTCACCACCCGCGACACCCCGGCGGCCCGCGCCGCGTCGATGGCCGCCTTCTGCTGGCGGATCATCGGCTGTTCGCCCTCCACCGGCTGGGCGCCGCCGGCGTTGAGGAAGAGGTGCTCCACGCCGTCCATGGCGGCGGCCAGCGAGGCGGGCTCGTCGAAGTCCCCGACCACGATGTCGCAGCCCAGGGCCCGTCCCTTGGTCGCGTCGCGGACCAGCGCCCTGACGGGTGCCCCTTGATCGAGCAGGAGGCGTACGAGGTGCGTGCCGATGGAGCCGGTGGCTCCGGTGACCAAGATCATGAGGTGTCCTTCCGGCTCGCCGCCTGGGTCCGTGCGGCGACGGCGCACGCCGCCACCTACAGCGGCCTGGCCTCTCTGCTGGCGGACGGCCTGGACGACGAGGCGTCGGAACTGCATGACTCCTGCCTGCGCATGGCCGCGATCGGCGAACGGCTGATCGCGCGGGCACGTGAATCCGGCGCCGTACGGGCCGACGCGACGGGCGCGGACGTGACCGCGCTCACCTCCGCGGCCGCCTGGCTGCACGAGCACGTGTCGCCCCCGGTCGCCGACCGCCTCATCACCGTCACCCTGGACGGCCTGGCGGCCCGCCGTCAGCCGGCCGCGCCCGCGACCTGAGTGCCGCCCACCGCGAAGGTCGAGACCCTGAGGGTGGTGCGCGTGCCTGCTTCTCAGCCGCCGGTGCGTTTCCGCGAGCGGGACGTGGATCCGGCACACGGTGAGAGGGGCGCCGAGCACGTCCTCATGTCGTGCGCGCTCGGCGCGTTCAGGTGTCGCGCCGGGTGTCGGCCGGCTCGGGCTCGGGAGACCCGGCGTCGTCGCCGCCTTCGGGCGCCGGGGCGGCGTGCCTGTCGGCGT is part of the Nonomuraea helvata genome and harbors:
- a CDS encoding O-methyltransferase, translated to MDTSLETYLRNLYQRGREHDAPLADRLLRLRNMTPDAAGLIALLIRVQGSRNVLEIGTSNGYSAIWFADAVRDTGGRLVTVELDGERVEQARANIAAAGVSEHVSMVHGDGGEVLAATAEASVDLVVLDAERPAYVDYWPQLVRVLVPGGVVAVDNAVSHREQVEEFRELVAAHGDFAVRLIELGDGVLTAVRRR
- a CDS encoding NmrA family NAD(P)-binding protein, with translation MILVTGATGSIGTHLVRLLLDQGAPVRALVRDATKGRALGCDIVVGDFDEPASLAAAMDGVEHLFLNAGGAQPVEGEQPMIRQQKAAIDAARAAGVSRVVKVSVWGARRGGRLAEGAHWEIEEHLKASGLGWSMLRPSGFMQNFITGAAAFTADGRLMDAYGGAGVSYIDCHDIAACAAALLTGSRGLGEAYVLTGPQALTAAEITRELSAALGRAVGHVEVSPDDLAAALRSQGLPARFADDVAELSRNVAAGSLAATTTAVRDLTGRAPRTFAQFLAANAEALRGGLLSPARS